A section of the Nitrospirota bacterium genome encodes:
- a CDS encoding DsrE/DsrF/DrsH-like family protein, with product MAQGKEKTETSAFITSRDTLDGAYPGLILGINARRLGMQCKVFYTFMGINVIRKGWTEKAKFYPPGLMAAIPGMSALATWMMKGKIEKAQIPALPDLLEMAQLEGVEFVACKMTVDMMGLKQEDFIEGVVIEPAETFLRYAKDCKICLFT from the coding sequence ATGGCACAGGGGAAGGAAAAAACAGAGACTTCGGCATTTATTACTTCACGCGACACACTTGACGGCGCATATCCGGGATTGATACTCGGTATTAACGCGCGCCGTTTGGGGATGCAGTGCAAGGTATTTTATACCTTCATGGGGATCAACGTGATTCGGAAGGGATGGACGGAGAAAGCCAAATTCTATCCCCCGGGGCTGATGGCAGCCATACCCGGCATGTCGGCACTGGCTACCTGGATGATGAAGGGGAAGATAGAGAAGGCCCAGATACCGGCGTTGCCTGATCTTCTGGAGATGGCCCAGCTGGAGGGGGTAGAGTTTGTGGCATGCAAGATGACGGTTGATATGATGGGGTTGAAGCAGGAGGATTTCATTGAGGGAGTTGTCATAGAGCCCGCGGAAACATTCCTGAGATATGCCAAGGACTGCAAAATCTGCCTGTTTACGTAG
- a CDS encoding sulfurtransferase TusA family protein: MADLRTETPTEILDVLGRPCPYPIVLLKKEMEKMPAGAILKILCDSSVTVEEVIPRYCEKHGYPFEAVKLEEKGYWEFFIRKT, from the coding sequence ATGGCTGATTTAAGAACCGAGACTCCGACAGAAATCCTGGATGTCCTCGGCAGACCCTGCCCCTATCCGATTGTTCTTCTGAAAAAGGAAATGGAAAAGATGCCTGCCGGTGCGATTCTGAAAATACTCTGCGATTCCTCGGTCACCGTTGAGGAAGTGATCCCGCGGTATTGCGAAAAGCACGGATATCCGTTTGAAGCTGTCAAACTTGAGGAGAAAGGGTACTGGGAATTCTTCATCCGAAAAACCTAA
- a CDS encoding DedA family protein, with product MIAAGFLAYHGYLDAAAIVLVSTAASYLGHGAFFLIALHKREAFLRVIQRFVKVNLLKLESLIARYGTAAIFICQWLYGFRLLSAAVLGISRMGTGKYFSLQFISCLLWAVICTSGGYFFGATLKNLLGDIKAYEPYIVLGFLAAGALIWVMRDIRKKRC from the coding sequence TTGATAGCAGCGGGATTCCTTGCATATCACGGATATCTTGATGCCGCAGCGATTGTGCTCGTATCCACAGCAGCATCGTATCTGGGCCATGGTGCCTTCTTTCTGATAGCTTTGCACAAGAGAGAGGCCTTTCTCAGAGTTATCCAAAGATTTGTCAAGGTTAACCTGCTGAAACTCGAATCCCTGATAGCACGGTATGGAACTGCTGCCATCTTCATATGCCAGTGGCTCTACGGCTTCAGGCTGCTCAGTGCTGCAGTGCTCGGTATCTCACGAATGGGAACGGGCAAATATTTCAGTCTTCAGTTTATCAGTTGTCTCCTGTGGGCTGTTATCTGTACCAGTGGAGGCTACTTTTTCGGAGCAACGCTGAAAAACCTTCTCGGAGATATTAAGGCGTATGAACCCTATATAGTACTGGGGTTCCTTGCAGCAGGCGCGCTCATATGGGTTATGAGGGACATCAGAAAAAAGAGATGTTAG